The nucleotide window CAGTACATCTACACCTTCTGAAATAGCTTTTTTCGATTCTTCTTTTATCTTATCGATCGGACCCGGAAGCAAAACAAACGGGCTGGATATATTCCCTACGAGCCTTGCTCTGTCCCCAAGTACTTCCTTAGCCTTTTTAATACTACCAACCTTTTCTTCAACGCTCAAACCTTCGAAACCACAATCTGCCATATAGTCAAGGATCGGACCCACATTTCCACAGATATGCAGAACCGTGACCGAATCTACGTTTGAGGAAAACTTCTGCAGCCTTGACTGAAGCTCATTTTTAAAAGAATCCGGACTCATCAGGTCAGGAGATGCTACAGGATCGGCAATGGAGATAACATCCGCCCCCGCAATGACCATTGAATTTGCGTACGCTATTGTAGCATCGGTTGCAAAATCCAGCACCCGATGTAATAGATCGGGCTTTTTAATAGACCATTTCATAAAGGACTTTACACTCGCCAGATCGGAGGCAAGAGTAACTGGTCCTTCCATTCCTCCTATAATAGGTACATCCGATCCTACTCTTTCCCTTATAATTTTTATCGAATCAAGTACAGCCCGGATCCTGCCCATATCAAGCAGGTTCTCAGGCATTTCCATGCCCTCGAGGTCCTTGGGATAAGGATGTGCAGTAACTGACGGCTGCCTGTTTTTAGTTCCCATATTAACCTCACAACCCATAGCCTCGGCGAGTACAGTCAGGCAATATGGAACTCTTACAGCTTCAAGCCCGCTGAGCTCATAGTTTGCAATCGCGAGCTTTGCCATTTGTTCAGGGTCAGAATGAGCCTCCGGCCAGGGAGCCCCTACTTCGTCCATTAATTCAACAATTCCTGTCTGAGTTACAGAACAGACTGGTACTTTATCAACTTCTTTACCTTCAAGCGCGTTTAAAAGTCTCTCTTTGAGTGTCATTTCATTCATGATTATCTCCCCATGTAAAGTTTCAATTTGTAGAGAATTACGATAAACTTCTAAATCAAGAAATTACTCATATACTGTTTATAAGCAACCGGCCATAAACTGGGGTTTATTGAAATTCTCTGTAAGTTTTTAACCTTTTGAGTTTTCTACTACATTCTCGTATGCTATTGATCTTTAAGATCGATAACTTATAGTTTTCTAACCCTTTGAGGCATATCCAAATATTAAAAATTCCCATAAAAGGCAAGTAATCACCTTCGGGAAAACCAAATCCCTGTGCCCAGATTGACTAATATAATCTAGGTTTTATGCTATATCATTGTTTGGGAATCCATAAACTGAAGAAGAACCTCAAAGAAAAAATTGTACTATAAAGCAGCAAATGGAAAGAACAAGTAGGTAAAGTAAAAGAGTAAAACAAAAAAGAAGAAGGCAAAATAAAAGAATAAAATAAAAATAAGAAGGTAAAGCAAAAAATAAAACAAAAATAAGAAGGCAAAATAAAAGAATAAAACAAAATAATAAAGAGAAAAAGCAAAGCCAGAAATTGCCCAAAATAGTAGAAATAGAAATTGCCCAAAATAGTAGAAATAGAAATTGCAGATAAACACAGACAGTACACCGGAAAATAAATCGGACAATATATAAAGAAGCGAAGCAAAAGGGCAGATTATGGTACGCATTTCTGAAAGTTTAACAGTAATTCAGGAGGATATTGTAAAGCTAAAAGTAGATGCAATCGTAAATGCTGCAAACTCGACTCTTCTTGGGGGTGGAGGAGTCGATGGCTCTATTCATAGAGCCGCAGGGCCAGGACTGCTTGAAGAATGTAAGGGTTTGAAAGGTTGTGCTACAGGAGAAGCAAAAATTACAAAGGGATATTGCCTGCCTGCAAAATGGGTAATACATACTGTCGGGCCGGTATGGCAGGGAGGTCAAAAAGGAGAGGACGGTTTACTGGCTTCCTGCTACAGAGAAAGCCTTGAACTTGCAGGAGAATATGCCATAAAAACCATTGCTTTTCCAGCTATAAGTACAGGAGCATATAACTTTCCTTCAGAACGAGCTGCAGGAATTGCAGTTTCCGAAATAGCTAAGTTCCTTCAGGAAAATGAATTGCCTGAAAAAGTTTTTCTTGTTTGTTTCAACAAAGAAACCTGCAAGTATCTTCAGGAAGCAGTTTTAGGAGTCACTAAGGTTTAACTTCAATTTAGAAAAATTGATTTTAGGTTTGATTAATCTTAGTTTTAATTAGTTTTAGGTCTTAATTAGTTTTAGGTTTTGATTAGTTTAGGTTTTAATTAAATTTAGATTCTATTAGATTTTATTTAGAGTTTGCATATCTATTTTTCATTAACAGTTTATTTATATTACAAATTGTCCGCAGAATCCATGAGATATTTTTTAAAAAATATTTAAAAAATAGACTAAAAATTATTCCCCCATGCTTAATTATTGAGGATCGTTTATATACAATGTTAGGAAAT belongs to Methanosarcina barkeri 3 and includes:
- the mtaA gene encoding methylcobamide:CoM methyltransferase MtaA, with protein sequence MNEMTLKERLLNALEGKEVDKVPVCSVTQTGIVELMDEVGAPWPEAHSDPEQMAKLAIANYELSGLEAVRVPYCLTVLAEAMGCEVNMGTKNRQPSVTAHPYPKDLEGMEMPENLLDMGRIRAVLDSIKIIRERVGSDVPIIGGMEGPVTLASDLASVKSFMKWSIKKPDLLHRVLDFATDATIAYANSMVIAGADVISIADPVASPDLMSPDSFKNELQSRLQKFSSNVDSVTVLHICGNVGPILDYMADCGFEGLSVEEKVGSIKKAKEVLGDRARLVGNISSPFVLLPGPIDKIKEESKKAISEGVDVLAPGCGIAPMTPLSHIKAMVEARDEYYA
- a CDS encoding O-acetyl-ADP-ribose deacetylase, coding for MVRISESLTVIQEDIVKLKVDAIVNAANSTLLGGGGVDGSIHRAAGPGLLEECKGLKGCATGEAKITKGYCLPAKWVIHTVGPVWQGGQKGEDGLLASCYRESLELAGEYAIKTIAFPAISTGAYNFPSERAAGIAVSEIAKFLQENELPEKVFLVCFNKETCKYLQEAVLGVTKV